Within the Pseudomonas orientalis genome, the region CCGGTATCGGCGCTCAGGGAGGAGGGGTGCCATTCGTGCCAGCGGTCGGGCTGGGTCACATAGTCGTAGACGGTCTCGACCGGTGCCAGGATGAACCGCTCCTGGCTGATGCGCTCCAGGCGGATCGACTGCTCAGTCGCGGGCATGACACACCTCCTGTGTGACGAGTGTTAAACCAGAAGTTGTCAGAATAGTCCGACTCCCGCGCTGTGCACGGGAGTTTTCCGGCCCGGATCAGCGCACTTTGAAGCGTCCCATCAAGGCAATCACCCGGCCATTGGCCTCCAGCAGGCTTTGGGTATTGGTTTCGGTGGCGTGACCGCTTTGTACCAGCTCTTCAACCATTTGTCGGATCTGCACCATGCTGCGGTTGATCTCTTCGGTCACTGCGCTCTGCTGCTCGGCGGCCGTCGCGATCTGGGTGCTGAGGTTGTTGATATGGCTGACCGAGCCGGCCATTTCATCTAGGCCGGTGTTCACCCGCGCCGTGGCATCCGCCGCCGACTGGCAACTGGCTTGAGTGTTTTCCATGGCGGCTACCGACGAGCTGACGCCCGTGGTCAAGCGCGCCAGCATCTCGTTGATCTGCGAGGTACTGGCCTGGGTGCGTGCGGCCAGTGCGCGTACCTCATCGGCCACTACGGCAAACCCGCGCCCTTGCTCGCCGGCCCTCGCCGCTTCGATCGCGGCGTTGAGCGCCAGCAGGTTGGTCTGGCCGGCGATGGCGCCGATCACGCCGAGGGTTTCGGTGATGCGCGCGGCATCCTGGCGCATGTTCTCGACGGTGTGGGTCGCGCTGGCCACTTCACCGATCAGGGCGCTGACGCTGGTGGACGCTTCGCCCACCACCACCCGTGAACGGTCGGCATGCTCGTTGGCGCGCTGGGTAAAGGCCGCCGTTTCTGCGGCGTTTTGCGCGACCGTGTCGGCGGTGGAGCTCATCTCGGTGATGGCGGTCACCGTCTGGTCCGTCTCCGAGGCGTGGCGCAACAGGATCTGGTTGGTGTGCGCCGAGGTGTGCTGCAACTGCTCAAGGCCCGAGGCCATGGCGCCGGTGGCCTGGGTCACTTCGCCGATCATGTTTTGCAGATAGACGATAAAGTGGTTCACCGAGTGGCCGATGGCGCCGAGTTCGTCTTCGGCGCGGATGGTGATGCGCCGCGTGAGGTCGGCATCACCGGCCGACAGCGCGTCGATATTGCCCTTTAGCGCTTTCATGCGCTGGACCAGTTGGCGAATCGCATACGCCGCCAGCAGTACCAGCAGGATCACCATCGGTACTTGCAACAGGGCCAGGGTGCCGAGCACATCATTGCGCTGGGCGGTGATCAACGAAGTGGGCAGGGCGGTCGCCAGGAACCACGGCGTCCCCTCGATCGGGCGCATGTAGAAGGTGCTGGCCACGCCCTGGTTGTCGAACTCGGCGCGTTGCAGGGCCTGGTCGCGATGGGCGAGGGCGGTGCTGACCTGGGCGGCGAACGCCGACGTGCCGGTCAGCTCGCTGATATTCTTCAGCACGATCGGGCCGCTGATGCGCGAGCTGTTGCTGATGATCTTGCCGTCGCCTTCGACGATCAGCATCTGCCCGCCGATGTCTTTTTCCTTGCTGGCCACCAGGTCATTGAAGAAACCCAGGGTCACGTCGATGGTCGCCACGCCATAGGCGGCGCCGTCACGCTGGATCGCCATGGCGCAGTTGGTGCGCGGCTCCTGGCTGGCATCGTCCTTGTAGGCCGCGGCCCAGGCGCATTGGCCACGGGGTGAGGCGAGGCCGCCCTTGTACCAGCTCTGGTCGTAATAGTTGGGTGCGGGGTCACTGTTCCAGAAGGTGTTGACCGCCAGCTTGCCCGAGGCGTCACGGTGCCAGAATGTGCTGTGCTTGTTACGTCCGGGCGTGCGCTGGTTGGGCAGCGGCCAGATACCGCCGCCGAACACTTTCAGCTCGCCATATTGATCCACCAGGCCGGGCAGGACCTTGTCGATGGCATCGCTGTCGAGCAAGGGAATAGTCTGGGTGATGGTGCGTTGCTGGGCCTGAACCTTGTTCAGTTCGCCCTGGATCTGTTCGGCCACCTCGCCGATGCGGTTGAGTACTACCTGCTCTTCGGTGTATTGCAGCTTGGGCGCGACCAACTGGCCGATACCCACGACGGTCAACACCAATAACACCAGAACGAACAACACCAGAAACAGGGTATAGCGGGCTTGGATGGAGCGCAGTGGGGGCATGGGGTCGTCCTTACGAAGCGTTATTGTCGACGCGGCTTTGTTAGAGCTTCGTAGGGCTATCGGCCCGGACCGGGGGAGCTTTAGGTACGTGCGTGCAAGAAAGTGCCGGCGCCGTCGGGCGGCGCCGCCTGCTCAGATCTCCAGCATGGCCATTACGTCCTCGGGGTAGCGCATGCCCGCTGTGGCGTGCGCCGGGAAGATCGCTGCCAGCGCCGCCCGTTCGGTCGCGGTCAGGCTGATCGACACGGCGGCCACATTCTCCTCCAGGTATTTACGTTGCTTGGTGCCGGGGATCGGCACGATGTAGTCGCCTTGCGCCAACACCCAGGCCAGCGCCAGTTGGCCCGCCGTCACGCCTTTGTCCGCCGCCAGCGCTTGCACCTGCTCGACCAGTTGCAGATTCTTCGCAAAATTCTCACCCTGGAAACGCGGGTTGAAGCGGCGATAGTCCTCGGCGCCGAAATCCTCCGGGCGCTTCAATGCACCGGTCAGAAAACCCCGGCCCAGCGGGCTGTAAGGCACGAAGGCGATGCCCAGGCGCTGGCAGGCGGCGAGGCAGCCATTGTCTTCCTGATCGCGGCTCCACAATGAATATTCGCTTTGCAGGGCGCTGATGGGGTGGACCTTGTGCGCCCGTTCCAGCGTGGCGGCGGACGCTTCGCTGAGGCCCAGGTAACGCACCTTGCCCTGTTGCACCAGCTCGGCCATCGCGCCGACGGTTTCTTCGATGGCCACCTCGGGGTCGATGCGGTGCTGGTAGTACAGGTCCAGGGTGTCAATGCCCAGGCGTTGCAGCGTGCCGTCGATGGACGCGCGCACGTACTCGGGGCGCCCGTTCACGCCACGCAGCGCCGGGTTCGCCGGGTCGCGCAGGATGCCGAACTTGCTGGCCAGGAACACCTGGTCGCGCTTGCCGGCGATGGCCTTGCCGATCAGCTGTTCATTGGTGTGGGGGCCGTACATGTCGGCGGTGTCGAGAAAATTGACGCCCAACTCCAGCGCCCGGTGCAAGGTGGCGATGGCCTCCGAGGAGTCGGTGCCCGGTGCGTAGAAATCGCTCATACCCATGCAGCCGAGGCCGATGGAGGAGACGTGGGGGCCGTTGTGGCCGAGTTGACGAGTGCGCATGGTGAGGCTCCTGTGGATGAGGCATCCATTGTCACGCTCGACAAAACCTGGATAAACCGGCTAAAAGCACTATCACTGTTTGGAAAATCTAAATAATTGCCGGGAGCTTACCGTGGACCGTTTCAATGCCATGCGCGTATTCACCCGGATTGTGGAGTTGGGCGGTTTCGCCAGGGCGGCGGACAGCCTGCAACTGCCGCGCGCCTCGGTGACGATCCTGATCAAGCAACTGGAGGCGCATCTGGGCGTGCAACTGCTGCAACGCACCACGCGCCAGGTCAGCCCGACCCTGGACGGCGCGGCGTATTACCAGCGCTGCGTGCAGTTGCTGACGGATCTTGAGGAAACCGAGGCGGTGTTTTCCTCCCGCCGACAAAACCCGCGAGGCACGCTGAGCATTG harbors:
- a CDS encoding aldo/keto reductase, yielding MRTRQLGHNGPHVSSIGLGCMGMSDFYAPGTDSSEAIATLHRALELGVNFLDTADMYGPHTNEQLIGKAIAGKRDQVFLASKFGILRDPANPALRGVNGRPEYVRASIDGTLQRLGIDTLDLYYQHRIDPEVAIEETVGAMAELVQQGKVRYLGLSEASAATLERAHKVHPISALQSEYSLWSRDQEDNGCLAACQRLGIAFVPYSPLGRGFLTGALKRPEDFGAEDYRRFNPRFQGENFAKNLQLVEQVQALAADKGVTAGQLALAWVLAQGDYIVPIPGTKQRKYLEENVAAVSISLTATERAALAAIFPAHATAGMRYPEDVMAMLEI
- a CDS encoding methyl-accepting chemotaxis protein, whose translation is MPPLRSIQARYTLFLVLFVLVLLVLTVVGIGQLVAPKLQYTEEQVVLNRIGEVAEQIQGELNKVQAQQRTITQTIPLLDSDAIDKVLPGLVDQYGELKVFGGGIWPLPNQRTPGRNKHSTFWHRDASGKLAVNTFWNSDPAPNYYDQSWYKGGLASPRGQCAWAAAYKDDASQEPRTNCAMAIQRDGAAYGVATIDVTLGFFNDLVASKEKDIGGQMLIVEGDGKIISNSSRISGPIVLKNISELTGTSAFAAQVSTALAHRDQALQRAEFDNQGVASTFYMRPIEGTPWFLATALPTSLITAQRNDVLGTLALLQVPMVILLVLLAAYAIRQLVQRMKALKGNIDALSAGDADLTRRITIRAEDELGAIGHSVNHFIVYLQNMIGEVTQATGAMASGLEQLQHTSAHTNQILLRHASETDQTVTAITEMSSTADTVAQNAAETAAFTQRANEHADRSRVVVGEASTSVSALIGEVASATHTVENMRQDAARITETLGVIGAIAGQTNLLALNAAIEAARAGEQGRGFAVVADEVRALAARTQASTSQINEMLARLTTGVSSSVAAMENTQASCQSAADATARVNTGLDEMAGSVSHINNLSTQIATAAEQQSAVTEEINRSMVQIRQMVEELVQSGHATETNTQSLLEANGRVIALMGRFKVR